In the genome of Streptomyces sp. SAI-127, the window GCGACCTGGTCGCGAGCGGCGGCTGGTGCGCCCCGTCCGAGACGCTCTACGAGCTCACGGACACCAGCTGCCCGGACATGCTGTGGGACGCCCCGGAGATCCAGCTGAGCCGCGGCGGCCTGCGCTACTACAAGCCGCTGTCCCTCGACGTCGCCAGCATGAGCTGGATCCACACCGAGGCCGACGACATCGCCGGCAACACCAAACCGTGCTTCAAGATCCCCTGCCCGGACCCCGTGGAGGTCCGCTGTGACGCGGTCGGCGTCTGCCTGGAGGCAGGCATCCTGACCCAGCGTCATTTCCCGGAGCTGATCGCCTGGTACCTGCGCAACAGCATGGTGGCCCATGAGATCCGGCTGCGTCAGGTGCTGTTCCAGAAGGCACTGGCCACCGCCACCCCGGTGACCATCCCGGCGTCCATGGCCGCCGTCTCGGCCGTGTTCGGCGCGGTCAGCTTGCAGGCCGCCGACATGATCGAGCGTCACAGCCTGTGTGACTCCACCGCGCTGGAGGTCGTGTTCCCGTGGTGGTCCAAGAACATGTTCCTGGCGGACCTGGCACGCCGTAACGGCTGCTGCCCCTCCGAGGTCAGCGCCCAGGACGTACAGGACCTGTTCAGCCCGCTCGGGGTGCGCATCCAGTGGGCGCGCGGCCTGACCCCGGCCGTCCCCACCGACATCGGCGGCACGAACCCGGCCACCGACTGGCCGTCCACCATCCAGTTCCTCATGTACCCGGCCGGCTCCCTGGTCATCGGGCGCGGCGAGGACGTGAACCTGGGCGTAATTCACGATTCGGTCAAATTCAGCCGAAATGATTACACCGCGTTGTTCGCCGAGGAGTGCGTGGCGCTGGTGGACCGCTCGGTCGACACGCGCCTGGTGACCGTGCCCGTCTGCGCCTCCGGTGAGACCGGCGCCCAGACCCTCGTCGCCTGCCCGACCGCCTGACCGCCCCCGGTCACCCGATGACGTGCGTGCCGGGCCCCTGTACCTGACACGGGCCCGGCACGCGCCCACACCATGACTGGAGGTGCGTGATGCCTGCTGGACTGCGCCAAGTCGTCCCCGGTATCCCTGGCACGCCACTCCCGCGCGGCATCCTCGGCGCCTCTTGCACGAACGTCATCGACGTCACCGAGGACGAGATCCACCAGCTCAACGGCGTGGAGTGGCTGGCTGTCGGCTGCTGCCCGGCGAGGGACTGGCCGGACCCGTGCGAGGACCCCGTGCCCGGGGCCCCCACCGATAAGGAGTTCTGCCGCCCCACCACCGAACACGCCACCCCCATCACCATCTACGCCGGCGCGGAGTGCTCCGCCCCCGGCTTCTCGTACGAGGAGGCGCGGGAGCAGGCGCTGGCCTCCCTGGCGCTCGGCGAGCAGCACGCCATTGAGGCCGGGTTCATGCGGACCAAGCTCACCCAGGACGCGGTGGACATCACCCCGCCCGAGGGGCCGCTGAACATCGCCCAGGGCATCGCCTCCCTGGAGGGCTGCCTGGCCGAGAACTACGGCGGCGTGGGCACCCTGCACATCCCGGCCGGCGTGGCCGCGCTGCTCGGCTGCTGCAACGTCCTCCACGAGGACCCGGCCACCGGGACGCTCGCTACCTGGGCCGGGAACTGCGCCGTCATCGGCGCCGGTTACTCCTACCTCAACCAGGGCCCCGGCGGCATCCCCGCCGACGCGGGCGCCGCCTGGCTCTACATCACCGGCCCCCTGGTCATCCGCCGCGGGCCAGTGGACGTGATCCCGGACCGCTCCCGCGCGTCCGCCTCCGTGAACATCAGGAACAACGACCGCAGGGTGCTCGCGGAGCGGACGGTAGTCGTCGGCACCACCTGCACGATCTGCGCAGTGCAGGTGATGGCGTGCCCATGAACATGATCACTGTCAGGCCCGAGCGGTCCCGCCTCGTCGCGTTCGCCCGCTGGGCGACCGCCCAGACACCCAAGGTCGGCACCGTGGGCCTGGGCGAGTTCGGCGTCCCCGCGGACCAGTTCGTCAACGCCCCGGAGGACGTCCTGATCGGCGCCCTGGTGGACGGCCACCGCTACGTGTCCCCGACCGAGGACGCCGCCAACGGCGTGCCCGAGCCCGGCGACTACGACGACGGCGGCCAGGAGCTGCTGGGCGTGGCCACGCCGCAGGCCCTCACGCCGCCCCTCGGCAGCCCGGAGGCGGCCGCTGCGGCCATGGTGGCCGCTACCCCGCCCGAGGCGGTCGAACGGGCCATGACGGCCGCCCTGCTGGCCGTCGACCTGGCCGCCTCCAACGCTGCTGCAGGAGGGGACGGCAGCGACCCAAGCGACCAAGTGCCGGAGTTCGCGCCGCTGGAGGACGCCCCCACCGAGGAGGGCGACGAGCACGAGGAGGAGGCCGCCGGCGACGGCGGCCCCTACGCGTGCGACCTGTGCCCCCGCGAGTTCGAGACCGAACGCGGCCGGGACTCCCACCGCCGCCAAGTCCACAGGGAGGACTGACCGGTGCCAGTTGAGCCTCTGCCCTGTGGGCCGGACGGCGGCACCGGCACGCCCGGAGCCTGTGCCTGCGCCCCGTCCATCGCCACCAGCCCCCTATGCCGCGCCGATGGGACGCCGATCCTCATCGTCCTGCGCTCCCCCTGCGCTACCTGCGGCACGCCCGCCCCGGACCCGGCCGTCATCGGCTGGGTGGACCCGCTCACCGGCGTGTTCACGGCCGGCGCGGTCCCGGCCGGGGCCGGCCCGTGCACCGGCACCCCTTCGGACGCCTGTAGCTGCGCGCCCTCCATCACGTCCATGCCGCTGTGCCGGCCGGACGGCTCCACGATCGCGCTCATCATCCGGTCCGCGTGCACCGACTGCGGCGCCGTGGCCCCAGACCCCGGCCTGGTCGGCTGGCTCGACCCCGTCACCGGCCTGTTCACGCCCGGCCCGGCCCCCGCGGACGCCACCCCGTGCCAGGTGCCCGGCTGCCTGGACACGCTCTGCCGCCAGCGCTGCGATGACACCACCGGCGACGGCACCCCCGACACGACGTATTCAGAGCTGTGGTGCATCCGCGCGGACGGCTCCGCTGACCTGATCCTCACCTACCAGGACGACCCCTCAACCCCCTACGTACCGGTCGCCCCGGTCGATTGCACGTACGGCTGCCCCGAGAACGAGACGGTGATGCTGTGCGATGAGGGCGGCCCCTTCCTGCGTCGCTACACGTTCGTGGCCGGGACGGCGTCCTTCGAGGACGTCGCCCTGGACGGCCAGACCCCGCACGTGGTCCAGGGCCAGGTAGGCCCGTGCCCCAACTGCGCGCCCACGCCGCCCATCGCCACGGTGGGCCTGTGCCTCGCCGATGGCACGCCGATCGCCGTGGTGGTGACCCGGGACTGCGACGGCAACACCACCCGGGACGGCTGGCTCAACCTCACCAGCGGCGTGTGGAACGCCGGCGCGCCCCCGGCCGGGACGGGCGCCTGCTCGTCGCCCGGGGCGTTCGAGCTCGCCGGGATCCTGTGCGACACCGACCCCGCCACCGGCGAGGTGCTGGGCCTGGTCCTCGTCCAGTACGCATACAACCCGGACGGCAGCCTGGCCGGCGTCACCCTCGTGGACCCGGCCACCGGCAACCCGTACGCGCTCCAAGGAGAGTTGAGGAACTGCCCGACCGGCCAGGCGCAGCCGGAGGCGGACCTGGTCCTCCTGTGCGACATCCAGGCGGACGGCACCGCCACCCCGTTCGTGCGCGACTACCGCCGCGACGAGAACACCCAGATCGTCGGCCACACCGACTACACCCTGGACGGCGCCGGCTACCTGCCCACCGGCACCGTGGGCAAGTGCCCCACCGACGTACCCGGCCCCGTGCCCGTCATCCCCCAGGTGTTCCACGGGGAGCTGGTGCTGTGCGACGACAACGGCCCGTTCATCCGCAAGCTGGTCCAGGACCCGGACGGCACGGTCACCTCGGTCGTCAACCTCACCCTGGACGGCGCCGCCTACGCCCCGGTGGGCACGGTGGGCCAGTGCACGGAGGCGTGTCGGGACGCCAGCACGCTCCTGCTGTGCGACGTGCCCACCGACGGGACACCGGCCCCGACCGTCACGGACACCCCCGGAGCGCCGTACTACCCGTACACCACGGGCGTGGCCACGCCAGGGGCCCAGGCACTGTGGGACGGCGGCACGTTGACCCTCCCGGAGGCGGCAGGCCCGCAGCCGGGCACCGGCGGCACCGTGCGCACCGCCGCGGCGATCCTCCAGGCTCCCCGGCCCGTCTGTGACGCCGGTACCGCCCGCGTGAGCGTGCAGGTGGACGTCACCCAGCTCGGCCCGGACAACGGCTGCCGTGCTACTGGGTTCCTCGCCCTCTACAACGGCACCGGCGAATCCAACCGGATCGGCCTGGCGCTCACCCCGCCCGACACGCCTGCCGGGTGGTCGGGGACGCTCACCGTTGAGGCCGACGTCCCGGCCGACGACCTCGCCGCCGGGAACATCGCCGCCGCGATCGCGTTCGACGCCTACGACGACAGCGGCGTCACCTGCCCGCCACCGCGCCACACCGGATGGCAGCTGGACCAGTTCGCCGCCACGGTGGTCTACGACCAGACCGGATGCGCAACCCAGTACCTCAGCACCGTCACCACCGACTGCGAGACCGGCGCGGTCCTCACCGTCACGAACACCACCCTGGACGGGGCCCCGTACGACCTCACCGGCGAGCCCGGACAGTGCACCCCGGCCAGCAGCGGCGGCACGGTCACCGAGCCGTGCGGGGACACCGAGATCGCGCAGCTCTGTGACCTGACCTACGACCCGCAAGCCCCGATCCCGACCCCGGCAAGCGACTTCACGCTGACCGGGAACGTCGTGGCCGCCAACAACGGCACCACCCTGTGGTTCGCCCAGGCCAACCAGCCCGCCAACGGCGTAGCTGAGCTGACCGTGGGCGGGCTGCTCCCGGCCACCCTGTACGAGTTCCGGTTCGCGTCCGCATGGATCGGTGCGGGAGCCCCCAACCCGGCCAACAACAACGCGATCTATCTCCTGGAAGTCCTCGACGGCACCACGGTGCTCGCCACGAGGACGCGGAACACGTCCAACGGCTCGACCGTGTTCCCTGGCGGCGTGCTGACCGAGGATCTGCCGCCGCTGGCGTTCATCGCCCCCGCCACTGGCGCGGTCACCATCCGGTTCACCGACCAGACGACAGGCGGGCCGGTCAACGACCGTGACCTGTTCCTGATGCCGATCGAGGTACGGACAGCCGTCCTGACCGTCACGCGCACACCGTTCCTGCGGCGCTTCACCTTCGACTGCGACGGGGTCCTCACCTCAACTGAGGATCTCGGCCTGGACGGTGTCACGCCGTATGCCGTGCAGGGCGAGGCGGGCCAGTGCGCCGCTGACGGCGCGACAGCCGGGGCGGTGACGCCGTGCGACGCGCAGAACGTCATCGAAGCATGCCGCTGTGATGACGCCGATGGCGACGGCGTGCCCGAGGTCGGGTACGTCGAGCTGCTGGCCGTTGACTGCACCGGCACCCTCTCCAGCGTCGGTACCTACCTGCCGGACTACAGCGCCCCGTACGCGCCGGTCGCCCCGATGGACTGCGACGCGGGCCAGGACGAGGGCGCGCCCCCGGCGTTCGGCGTCCAGGCCGGTCGTGTGGTCCTCGCCCCTGGGGAATCGTGGGACGGCGCTACCGTGCCGACGCTCCAGGCGGTCACCGTCCGCGCGTCCGGAGGCACCGGCACCGTCACGACCGCTGACGGCACGAGCCCCCTCCTCGACGGCGAGGAAGCCGCCTGGACGGTCGCCCGCGACGTCCACGCCCGGCTGACCGGGCCCCTCACCATCACCGCCACAGACGGCACCGTGACCGTCACGTACACCAAGGAGACCACGCTGTGAGCGGATGCTGCGGGCCGAGCCCGATCATCACCAGCCTGCCCCCGGTGCCGCGCGTCGACGTCGAGGGCTCGCTCCTGTGCGACGTCCTCGCGGACGGCACGGTTGCCGGTCAGGCCCTCGTCGAGGCGGTCTACGACACCAGCAGCGGCGACCGCGTGGGTACGCGGACCGTCGACCCTGCGACCGGCGCGGTCTACGCCCCGCAGGGCACCTTGCAGCCGTGCCCGCCGCCCGACTCGTGCACGTGCGAGACGCTGCTCCTGTGCGATGTCACCACGGTCACCACGCCGGGTGAGACCCCCGAGCGGATCACGAACGGCACGTTCGCCGCGGACGCCTCCGGGTGGACGCTCACGGGCGGCGCTGCCTACGTTCCGTCCGCCAGCCCGGATGGGTCGGTCGGCTTCCTGGACCTGTCGGCGAACAACAACCCCGCGGGCACGGCCGAGCAGACGGTGACCGTCACCCCCGGCCTGACCTACGACCTGTCGGCCCGCATCGGCATCTGGAGCACGGGCGGGGTCACCCCGCAAAGCGTGCTGGTCGAGGTGGTCGACGGGTCCGGGGCGGTTCTGTACTCGCAGACCGTCGCCCCTGTGGAGGTCAGCGGCGGCCCGCAGTGGCCGGCGGACGGCGTGGTCGGCCCGGTGTCGATCGTCGCCACGGACGCCGAGATGACGGTCCGCTTCACCGACCAGGCGGGCGGTCAGTTCATTGACGCCCTCGTCGATGACGTCTCCCTCCTCGGCCCCGGCGTGCCCGGCGCCACGGAGACGGTCGCGGTGCCGTTCCTGCGGACCCTGTGCCGCACCTGCACCGGCACCGCCACCGTCACGGACACCACCCTCGACGGCACCACGGTCTACGCCGTGCAAGGCGTCGTCGGCGTGTGCGGGCCCACCGAGTCGCCCGCCACGGAGGAAGGCTGCGATCAGTTCGTCGGAACGCTCTGCTACCAGCAGCCGACCACAGCGGATCCGTCGTTCACGCTGCACAAGTTCAACCCGGCCGAGCCGAACCATCCCGGCTGCCTGGTCGGGCTCGACGCCATGGACGGCGATTTCCCGTTCATCCAGTACAACGACCCGGTCACCGCGTGGGAGGGCACCTACACCTCGAACACCGGGACCGCGTCGAACGTCGAAGTGAGCGCTCCCGAGCTCGGCGGGTTCATCGACTGGAGCGCGTTCAGCCCGCCGATCCCGTCGGTTCCCAACGCGGGCATCCCGGCCCCGTACACGGGCACCGCCGTTTTCAACGGCGTCACGGTCACGCTGGACGTCCTCACCGCGTCGGCCATCACCACGGGCACTCAGTACCTGCGGATGGGCGGCACCGAGCACTTCAAGCTGTCGTTCTCGTCGCCGGTGACGATGAAGTTCGCCACCCAGGGCTTCGCCGACCCGGCTCCCGGCAACGATGAGCGGTTCTGCGGCGTGGTCGCGACCGGTGTCGTCACCGGGGCCGGTGAGATCCGGACGGCGTACGGGCTCCGCGACTGCACGACCGGCGAGACGACATGGCGCGACCAGGTCAGCGGCGACACCGTAGACCTGACTCAGGCCGTGGTCGTTCCGTGCCCGCAGCCACAGCGGGACTGCGCCTCTCCGACCGAGCCGACCGCCACGGTTGGCCTGTGCCTCGCGGACGGGACACCGATCGCGGTCACCGTGATCCGCGACTGTGCGGGCACCGTCACCTCCGAGGGCTGGCTCAACCTGGTCACGGGCGCCTACAGCGCGGGCGCGCCCCCGGCCGGGACCGTCGCCTGTGGTGACTCCCGCTCGATCCAGGTGTCCGGAACGTTCTGCGCCGTGGACGACGCCACCGGGGACGTCGTCGCCCTGGTCCTGATCGAGTACCACTACGACGACACCGGGGCGATCGCCTCCGTGCGCCTGGTCGACGCCGTCACCGGCGCCACCTACACGCCACCGGCCGGGGTCACCGTCACCACCTGCCCGGCCGGTGTGGAGCAGCCCGAGCAGGACGCCGTGATCCTGTGCGACGTCCAGGCGGACGGCACGGCCGTGCAGTTCGTGAGGGACTACCGCCGCGACGAACTCGGCGCCATCGTCGGCCACACGGACTACCTCCTCGACGGCACCCCGTACCCGGCACCCACGGGCACGGTCGGCGTCTGCGCCACGCCGTGCCGCACCACCAGCAGCGAAGTGCTGTGCGACTCCACGCCGCTGGAGTTCGACCCGGCCGCCGTGACGCTGCGCGTCGCCAACCCGGCCGACACCTCCGCGACCACGCAGTACCCGGGCCACCGGTGGCGCGACGCCGCACGGGCCGCCGTTCAAACGGTCCTCGACGGCGGCTCCGCCTCCTGGGGCACCACCGGCCTCCTCGACGACACCGCCAACCCCGATCACTTCGTGTGGGGCGGCTTCGGCTTCACCCTGCCGGACTGCCCGCCCTGCGGCTCCTGGGACGAGGCCGGCGACGTCACGCTGAACATGAGCGTGCGCGTCACCAACAACGGCCCCGCCGCGGGCGTGGCCGATGACGGCGTGTTCGCCCTGTTCAACGGGACGACGTGGATCGGCCAGCAGGCCCTACCGGCCGGTCTGCCCTCCGGTGGCTCGGCGACGCTCACCTTCACCCCGACCGTCCATGCCGTCGCCGATCTGCCCAACGTGGTGGCCGTGCTCGCCCTGGAGCTGAAGCAGGGAGCGAACACCGCCAAGACGTGGACGGTGGACGCCCTCACCTACAGCCTCACCCCCGTAGCGGGCAGCGCCACGGGCACGGCGGGCTGCGGGAAGCAGTTCCTCCGGACCTACGTCCGTGACTGCGCGACGGGCGCGCTCATCGACACCGTTGACCAGGACTTCGACGGCGCTACGTATGCCGTGGTCGGGGACGTCGCCCAGTGCACGCCCCACACGGGATGCGCGGACACCGAGACGTGTAGCAACTGCGAGACGCTGCTCCTGTGCGACGGCTCCAGCGACCCGGCCATGATCACCGGCAACGTGGCATCCGGCACCCTCGCGAACGGTGTCACCTGGTCGGCGACGACCACCTCGGGCACTCAGGCGAACCCGGCGAACTTCACCAACAGTGACGGCGCCTGGTGGGGCCTCCACGTCTTCCCCGTCGCCAACGTCGCCCCGACCAAATGGAACTTCTCGCGGCCGGTGGTCGCCGAGTTCTCGGTCTACCTCCACTACAACGCGGTCAACACCGCGCTCAACACCGCGCAGCTCCCCACCGGCCTGGAGATCGTCCACCTGCCGACCGGCTACACCTACAACCCGGTAACCGGTGTCCTGACCCGCACCGCGGACGGCACCCCAGCGGACCCGTGCTCATACGTCACCAACCCGCTCGCGGACACGAGCGCCCGGTTCCGCACGCCGGGGGCGGTCACGACGTTCACGACCGC includes:
- a CDS encoding cupin, with the protein product MPAGLRQVVPGIPGTPLPRGILGASCTNVIDVTEDEIHQLNGVEWLAVGCCPARDWPDPCEDPVPGAPTDKEFCRPTTEHATPITIYAGAECSAPGFSYEEAREQALASLALGEQHAIEAGFMRTKLTQDAVDITPPEGPLNIAQGIASLEGCLAENYGGVGTLHIPAGVAALLGCCNVLHEDPATGTLATWAGNCAVIGAGYSYLNQGPGGIPADAGAAWLYITGPLVIRRGPVDVIPDRSRASASVNIRNNDRRVLAERTVVVGTTCTICAVQVMACP
- a CDS encoding major capsid protein, producing MEFDIPEDVTALDDEALAQALDGARAAFAALSGQDVIDGDAMGRMRSLAACVEDIRTEQTARVEAATQAAAEIETLAAQVRGEQGTPAAPEGEQPAEPTAAATETPAAPAAPEAPAAPETTATASAGGGVVVPTRPALNLRAVRRAQPRVLPEAPPPGTTITAAVDVPGYTPGSDLVFDDVVKGINSRATALKTAGGGVGQVISYHHPYPADTIVTDSSSAPEGTTVAMVASSQSRLPQGDLVASGGWCAPSETLYELTDTSCPDMLWDAPEIQLSRGGLRYYKPLSLDVASMSWIHTEADDIAGNTKPCFKIPCPDPVEVRCDAVGVCLEAGILTQRHFPELIAWYLRNSMVAHEIRLRQVLFQKALATATPVTIPASMAAVSAVFGAVSLQAADMIERHSLCDSTALEVVFPWWSKNMFLADLARRNGCCPSEVSAQDVQDLFSPLGVRIQWARGLTPAVPTDIGGTNPATDWPSTIQFLMYPAGSLVIGRGEDVNLGVIHDSVKFSRNDYTALFAEECVALVDRSVDTRLVTVPVCASGETGAQTLVACPTA